From a region of the Triticum aestivum cultivar Chinese Spring chromosome 7D, IWGSC CS RefSeq v2.1, whole genome shotgun sequence genome:
- the LOC123170084 gene encoding uncharacterized protein — translation MLEDFFTLTEMKDGISTTARIAELVSGIQKLRDAADFSTADFIRQCSTAAKTLGSTNNEKCLQHFVQLNGIGYLNQWLQDAQNCSKEVSSSAEGLINAILTALERLPVDDIHKAPCGLIPTVHQLLSHENTEISQKARLLCQKWSSAPNCGENDRQIDAKEAYQAADLKPPEASQEMENNKHDGANEAATAEAKSNHDTLTSSVVPLQDLSLVNSNTDMTKLPPMPASPNSSDGHEVLVQVNSSVSSLASQGGLPNASVTEETSSSNDVGLVTNCKLSDTLNLKSDPGHVTQVIGSTIDAKSLENVNSENSFDSIKIDLGDQNVSSSLDIKKGNSFAAGQSCSDNNAIEALNHLANASGSLQYSSEDSMGKEEGPTSSSGTDDKDTGSEFWLTRSAKSFGDSSKAAETKLNAVEGDKSPPSTEYDDTDALEVARLVAIEVEREVIDYRGDYCSSPDISSENVDSPHVEARQHTEPPVHESNENKSSTTVVDSGNSSSLKEDGVGITDDSGPINSRKNTQGVDMVDFDLNANQYHEETDYHPKSSANNSVNLSTPIAVAASRGSLVFPARLQFEGALGWKGSAATSAFRPASVPRTPDREKSMSASSQKTRNVMFDLNVDESENTIAGESLSTAFWLRSSDIAPKDISGADGASTGLELDLNNPCEEEEAATTSPAVPSFWSHEQCHGRWSQPSSSSSSRQPTAKNFDLNDNVSFFDASSRGKGESYVKTSTNNTSDHSEVMIMGKRVTLGQKEHRSPNQYNFLGPSMESSLPVRSTQSYAHTPPDFSVFGYPSQPAAMSLPPPLYAPGGAPYMVDARGAAVVPPLPGLGVGISHPSFTSRTIQPVPSEFGYMNASMDFNYALSAEGARREAGSYWPVPFQGHTVFLDERMRSTSQGGSSGTGLVSKRKEPDSGWDIYPRH, via the coding sequence ATGCTTGAGGATTTCTTTACTCTGACTGAGATGAAGGATGGCATTTCAACTACGGCAAGAATAGCAGAGCTGGTTTCCGGGATCCAAAAGCTGAGAGATGCTGCTGATTTTAGTACAGCTGATTTCATAAGGCAGTGTTCAACAGCTGCAAAAACACTTGGATCTACCAACAATGAAAAATGTCTTCAGCATTTTGTTCAGCTAAATGGTATTGGTTATCTCAATCAGTGGCTTCAGGATGCTCAAAACTGCAGCAAGGAAGTCAGCAGTTCAGCTGAAGGTTTGATAAATGCAATATTAACTGCATTGGAGCGGCTACCAGTTGATGATATACATAAAGCTCCTTGTGGTTTAATTCCCACTGTTCATCAGCTACTTTCTCATGAAAATACAGAGATCAGTCAAAAGGCAAGATTACTTTGCCAGAAATGGAGCAGTGCACCAAATTGTGGGGAAAATGACCGACAAATAGATGCAAAAGAAGCATACCAGGCTGCTGATCTTAAGCCCCCAGAAGCTAGCCAGGAAATGGAAAATAATAAACACGACGGAGCAAATGAAGCTGCAACTGCAGAAGCTAAATCGAACCATGATACGTTAACTTCCTCGGTTGTTCCTTTGCAGGATCTGTCCCTTGTCAATAGTAACACAGACATGACAAAGCTGCCTCCAATGCCAGCATCCCCAAATTCCTCGGATGGACATGAGGTTTTAGTGCAGGTGAACTCCTCAGTTTCATCTCTTGCATCTCAGGGTGGCCTACCGAATGCGTCTGTTACCGAGGAGACTTCTTCCTCCAATGACGTAGGTTTAGTCACCAATTGCAAGTTGTCAGATACTCTCAACCTAAAGAGTGACCCTGGGCATGTTACTCAAGTAATAGGTTCAACCATAGATGCCAAGTCTCTTGAGAATGTCAACTCAGAGAACTCATTTGACAGTATAAAAATTGATTTGGGGGACCAAAATGTTTCAAGTAGCTTGGATATCAAAAAAGGCAATTCCTTTGCAGCAGGTCAGTCATGCTCTGATAATAATGCAATTGAAGCTTTGAACCATCTTGCAAATGCAAGCGGTAGTTTGCAATATTCGTCGGAGGACAGCATGGGCAAAGAAGAAGGGCCTACATCATCATCAGGTACAGATGATAAAGACACTGGCAGTGAATTTTGGTTGACGAGATCTGCAAAGAGCTTTGGTGATTCCTCAAAGGCAGCAGAGACAAAGTTGAATGCAGTAGAGGGAGATAAGTCACCGCCATCGACAGAGTATGATGATACTGATGCACTGGAAGTAGCGCGTCTCGTTGCAATTGAGGTGGAGCGGGAAGTAATTGACTACAGGGGAGACTATTGCAGTTCTCCTGACATTAGTTCCGAAAATGTAGATAGTCCTCATGTGGAAGCAAGGCAGCACACTGAACCCCCTGTTCATGAATCAAATGAGAATAAATCCTCCACTACGGTGGTGGATTCAGGAAATTCCTCGTCTCTTAAGGAGGATGGTGTGGGCATCACAGATGACAGCGGCCCTATTAACAGTAGAAAGAACACACAGGGTGTGGATATGGTAGACTTTGATCTTAATGCAAATCAGTACCATGAGGAAACCGATTATCATCCAAAGTCCAGTGCTAATAATTCTGTAAATTTATCAACCCCTATAGCTGTGGCTGCTTCTAGAGGCTCACTTGTATTTCCAGCTCGCCTCCAATTCGAAGGTGCACTGGGGTGGAAAGGCTCTGCTGCAACCAGTGCTTTTCGGCCAGCTTCTGTTCCGCGTACTCCTGACAGAGAGAAGTCAATGTCAGCCTCTTCACAGAAAACAAGAAATGTGATGTTTGACTTGAATGTAGATGAAAGTGAAAATACTATTGCTGGCGAGTCACTTTCAACAGCCTTCTGGCTTCGTTCTTCTGACATAGCTCCCAAGGATATCTCTGGAGCTGATGGTGCTAGTACGGGGCTTGAACTTGACCTTAATAACCCATGTGAAGAGGAGGAAGCTGCTACCACCTCACCTGCTGTACCATCATTCTGGAGTCATGAACAATGTCATGGCAGATGGAGCCagccctcttcctcttcatcttcaagGCAACCTACTGCAAAGAACTTTGACTTGAATGACAATGTATCCTTCTTTGATGCCTCTTCCCGAGGCAAGGGGGAGTCCTATGTCAAGACTTCCACGAACAATACATCAGACCATTCTGAAGTCATGATTATGGGCAAGAGAGTCACACTTGGACAGAAGGAGCACCGCAGCCCAAACCAGTATAACTTTCTGGGGCCAAGTATGGAATCTAGTCTCCCCGTGAGGTCAACGCAGTCATATGCACACACGCCTCCTGATTTCAGTGTTTTCGGCTATCCTTCTCAACCAGCTGCCATGTCTTTGCCTCCTCCTCTCTATGCACCTGGAGGTGCTCCTTACATGGTTGATGCTAGGGGTGCAGCAGTGGTGCCTCCATTGCCGGGCCTAGGTGTTGGCATTTCTCATCCATCTTTCACCAGCAGAACAATTCAACCTGTGCCTAGTGAATTTGGCTACATGAATGCAAGCATGGATTTCAACTATGCTCTCTCAGCTGAAGGCGCACGAAGGGAAGCTGGCAGCTATTGGCCTGTGCCATTCCAAGGTCATACCGTCTTTCTTGATGAACGTATGAGAAGTACATCACAAGGTGGCAGCTCTGGTACTGGGTTGGTATCGAAGCGGAAAGAACCTGACTCAGGTTGGGATATCTACCCCCGGCACTGA